From one Pyxidicoccus xibeiensis genomic stretch:
- a CDS encoding S8 family peptidase, which yields MAEARSARGLNHRYVANEVLIATDDPAELQAFLKRVGGTVVGDDSVPPPPPGSGIKPRDVDTAPHQYTVRVDTSGVSLADLDTHAARAGLSGEVTFSDDGAARLLALVAREKANGLRVSPNFLFESSLITSSQEHPAGAGFANPFTEVPFATTGSRSNMVLLWQFVAAQPPPRRSSVAIIDGGFWLDATGRPFTSRTDGTWASDFPEAPVQYDFVADDYLADGPNLDACTGGSPCPWHGNGAAGVAVGRFDNQYGGAGTGGQVADPMLFKTDSDWGKTARSIRTAVSWGADVISMSFGANCDNVFCDAFFETNLYPALRNARDNGVVMVAAAGNEAESANGKVPCKAAEDVICVGALENGTLLAKGYSNSGTSVDLWAPTDVLTLPDGDTTPNRTSFGGTSASAPFVAGVAAVMRAYDSTLTSAEVTNILRATAWTDSTDPKVTHALNAYRALREVTPGLNAPPHVTVVRQGSTSLVVDLNRGFNVRAQARDLEDGDPCCTVTWSPAPTATSDSGRNAVFTLTTVGSRTLTATVTDRGGATSTASLTVTVRNSSPVATIQQPLPGASIPAGAPRQLLGSATDFNEPGEVLACSRLRWTSSNAADASFPVTGCDVRVTFATTGARTLTLTATDPQGFTGRATVSVNVTPAPINYGPTISFGALPAKTYEDGYSSSVNFNLSASATDPEGNTPITYRWKATSYRPNTTTRYAGPVYITSATTASANLSWKPDNTPSLFGGFSVFGNACYNGQNVLLELEATDSLGNKSIRAQTVKVYLCQLF from the coding sequence GTCCGCGTGGACACGTCCGGCGTCAGCCTGGCGGACCTGGACACCCACGCCGCCCGGGCGGGGCTCTCGGGAGAGGTGACGTTCTCCGACGACGGGGCCGCGCGACTGCTGGCCCTGGTGGCGCGCGAGAAGGCGAACGGCCTGCGCGTCTCGCCCAACTTCCTCTTCGAGTCGAGCCTCATCACCTCCTCGCAGGAGCACCCCGCCGGAGCGGGCTTCGCCAACCCCTTCACCGAGGTCCCGTTCGCCACCACCGGGAGCCGGAGCAACATGGTGCTCCTGTGGCAGTTCGTGGCGGCCCAGCCTCCGCCGCGCCGCAGCAGCGTCGCCATCATCGATGGTGGCTTCTGGCTGGATGCGACGGGCCGGCCCTTCACCAGCCGCACGGATGGAACCTGGGCCTCCGACTTCCCGGAGGCGCCGGTGCAGTACGACTTCGTGGCGGATGACTACCTCGCGGACGGCCCCAATCTGGACGCCTGCACCGGCGGCAGTCCCTGCCCGTGGCACGGCAACGGCGCGGCGGGTGTCGCGGTGGGCCGCTTCGACAACCAGTACGGCGGCGCGGGCACCGGTGGCCAGGTGGCGGACCCCATGCTGTTCAAGACGGACAGTGACTGGGGGAAGACGGCCCGCTCCATCCGCACGGCCGTGTCCTGGGGCGCGGACGTCATCTCCATGAGCTTTGGCGCCAACTGCGACAACGTCTTCTGTGACGCCTTCTTCGAGACGAACCTCTACCCCGCGCTCCGCAACGCCCGCGACAACGGGGTGGTGATGGTCGCCGCGGCGGGCAACGAGGCCGAGTCGGCCAACGGCAAGGTGCCGTGCAAGGCCGCCGAGGACGTCATCTGCGTGGGCGCCCTGGAGAACGGCACCCTCCTGGCCAAGGGCTACTCCAACTCGGGCACCAGCGTGGACCTCTGGGCGCCTACGGACGTCCTCACGCTCCCGGACGGAGACACCACGCCCAACCGCACGTCCTTCGGAGGGACGAGCGCCTCCGCGCCCTTCGTCGCCGGTGTCGCGGCGGTGATGCGCGCGTATGACTCCACCCTCACCTCCGCCGAGGTGACGAACATCCTGCGCGCCACGGCGTGGACGGACTCCACGGACCCCAAGGTGACGCATGCCCTCAACGCGTACCGTGCGCTGCGCGAGGTGACTCCCGGCCTCAACGCGCCCCCGCACGTGACGGTGGTGCGCCAGGGCAGCACCAGCCTCGTCGTGGACCTCAACCGGGGGTTCAACGTGAGGGCGCAGGCGAGGGACTTGGAGGACGGCGACCCGTGCTGCACGGTGACGTGGAGCCCGGCACCGACCGCCACCAGCGACAGCGGCCGCAATGCCGTCTTCACGCTGACCACGGTGGGCTCGCGCACCCTGACCGCCACCGTCACCGACCGCGGGGGCGCCACGTCCACGGCGTCGCTCACGGTGACGGTGCGCAACTCCAGCCCCGTGGCCACCATCCAGCAGCCCCTTCCCGGAGCGTCGATTCCCGCGGGGGCCCCGCGGCAGCTGCTCGGCTCCGCCACGGACTTCAATGAGCCCGGCGAGGTGCTCGCCTGCAGCCGCCTGCGCTGGACGAGCAGCAACGCCGCGGACGCCTCCTTCCCCGTGACGGGCTGCGACGTGCGCGTCACCTTCGCCACCACCGGCGCCCGGACGCTCACCCTCACGGCGACGGACCCTCAGGGCTTCACGGGACGCGCCACGGTGAGCGTCAACGTGACACCCGCGCCCATCAACTACGGGCCGACCATCTCCTTCGGCGCGCTGCCGGCGAAGACGTACGAGGATGGCTACTCCTCGTCCGTCAACTTCAACCTCAGCGCCAGCGCCACCGACCCCGAGGGCAACACGCCCATCACCTACCGGTGGAAGGCGACGTCGTACCGGCCCAACACCACCACCCGGTACGCGGGGCCCGTCTACATCACCTCGGCCACCACGGCATCCGCCAACCTGAGCTGGAAGCCGGACAACACGCCGTCTCTGTTCGGCGGTTTCTCCGTCTTCGGCAACGCCTGCTACAACGGCCAGAACGTGCTGCTGGAGCTGGAGGCCACCGACAGCCTGGGCAACAAGAGCATCCGGGCGCAGACCGTGAAGGTCTACCTCTGCCAGCTGTTCTAG